In Streptantibioticus cattleyicolor NRRL 8057 = DSM 46488, a genomic segment contains:
- a CDS encoding carbohydrate binding domain-containing protein — MTPTLRRRWRVALTAGVTAATATAVAAAMSPTAADAMASPAPAATAQLLTNPGFETGTLSGWNCSPQDKVVTTPVAEGSYALAATPSGGDYAQCAQTVAVRPGSTYTLTAQVQGSYVYLGATGTGTTDPSTWTSSASWAPLSTTFTTGPATTSVTVWVHGWYGQGTFGADALSLTGPPPADGTPTPTPTPTPTPTPTPTPTPPGGTGAFQHPAYLMPLDNSPQSVTDIVQGSGEKQFLLAFVLDSGGCTPAWDGDPAHTVAADTTVRADVDAVRAAGGDVAVSFGGYNGTELGASCGGPAALAAAYQQVVDAYRLTRIDLDWEGDDLDADMAVRWAAIKTLEQHDPGLDVTLTIPMTSVGLPDTGKDEIRQAIAAGARIDVVNIMDFDFGLTAGTETDAAETVADDVNTQLQALYGWDSATAWAHTSIQLMNGHTDQPSELFTQDTFTALLAFAQSKHVAAFTYWDVNRDRACDPNTEHRWADGACSSVPQNPWDFTRIVTRYTG, encoded by the coding sequence ATGACCCCAACTCTCCGGCGTCGGTGGCGTGTCGCGCTGACCGCCGGCGTCACCGCCGCCACGGCCACCGCCGTGGCGGCGGCCATGAGTCCGACCGCCGCCGACGCGATGGCCTCCCCCGCCCCCGCCGCCACCGCCCAGCTCCTCACCAACCCCGGCTTCGAGACCGGCACCCTGTCCGGCTGGAACTGCTCGCCCCAGGACAAGGTGGTCACCACGCCGGTCGCCGAGGGCTCCTACGCCCTCGCGGCCACCCCGAGCGGCGGCGACTACGCGCAGTGCGCGCAGACCGTCGCCGTCCGCCCCGGATCGACGTATACGCTCACCGCCCAGGTACAGGGGTCGTACGTCTACCTCGGCGCCACCGGCACCGGCACCACCGATCCCAGCACCTGGACCTCCTCCGCCTCGTGGGCGCCGTTGTCCACCACGTTCACCACCGGCCCCGCGACCACCTCGGTGACGGTGTGGGTGCACGGCTGGTACGGGCAGGGCACGTTCGGCGCCGACGCGCTGTCGCTGACCGGTCCCCCGCCCGCCGACGGCACCCCCACACCGACCCCGACGCCCACACCGACGCCCACGCCGACCCCGACTCCCACGCCCCCGGGCGGCACCGGCGCCTTCCAGCACCCGGCCTACCTCATGCCGCTGGACAACAGCCCGCAGTCGGTCACCGACATCGTCCAGGGCTCCGGCGAGAAGCAGTTCCTGCTCGCCTTCGTGCTGGACTCCGGCGGCTGCACCCCGGCCTGGGACGGGGACCCCGCCCACACCGTGGCCGCCGACACCACCGTGCGCGCCGACGTCGACGCCGTCCGGGCGGCCGGCGGCGACGTGGCGGTCTCCTTCGGCGGCTACAACGGCACGGAACTGGGCGCCAGTTGCGGCGGACCGGCCGCCCTGGCCGCGGCCTACCAGCAGGTCGTCGACGCCTACCGGCTCACCCGGATCGACCTGGACTGGGAGGGCGACGACCTGGACGCCGACATGGCGGTGCGCTGGGCCGCGATCAAGACGCTGGAGCAGCACGACCCGGGGCTCGACGTCACCCTGACCATCCCGATGACCAGCGTCGGCCTGCCCGACACCGGCAAGGACGAGATACGCCAGGCCATCGCGGCCGGCGCCCGGATCGACGTCGTCAACATCATGGACTTCGACTTCGGCCTCACCGCCGGCACCGAGACCGACGCCGCCGAGACCGTGGCCGACGACGTCAACACCCAGCTCCAGGCGCTCTACGGCTGGGACTCCGCCACCGCCTGGGCGCACACCTCGATCCAGCTCATGAACGGCCACACCGACCAGCCCAGCGAGCTGTTCACCCAGGACACCTTCACCGCGCTGCTGGCCTTCGCCCAGTCCAAGCACGTGGCCGCCTTCACCTACTGGGACGTCAACCGCGACCGGGCCTGTGACCCCAACACCGAGCACCGCTGGGCGGACGGCGCGTGCAGCAGCGTTCCGCAGAACCCGTGGGACTTCACCCGGATCGTCACCCGCTACACCGGCTGA
- a CDS encoding polysaccharide deacetylase family protein, whose product MAAAALVATLGGGALTACGTHSGAHSTATSARVAPSSPATPSAAPASASAPAKPSRQPSGPSSPASSAPASDGKASAPAGKAPGTPSHPAGASGAAPGKAPGSSATVPLTISHGVEGGGKSVALTFDDGPDPRWTPQVLALLAKHHAKATFCEIGPNAQRYPYLTKEIVAAGDRLCDHSVHHDEKQSGKGFDYNVHEIVDAQNDIAGAAGNGGKVWYYRAPGGDFSPMIRGIAADHGLRPLGWTDDANDWRRPGVDGILRNVNSNLRPGAVILMHDGGGDRSQTVAALARLLDQLDAQGYGYAFPAR is encoded by the coding sequence ATGGCAGCCGCCGCGCTCGTGGCGACGCTCGGCGGTGGCGCGCTCACCGCGTGCGGTACCCACTCGGGTGCGCACAGCACTGCGACGTCGGCACGCGTCGCCCCCTCCTCACCAGCCACCCCGTCCGCCGCTCCGGCGTCCGCTTCCGCCCCGGCGAAGCCCTCGCGGCAGCCGTCGGGCCCGTCCTCGCCGGCCTCCTCGGCCCCGGCGTCCGACGGGAAGGCGTCGGCCCCGGCCGGCAAGGCCCCGGGCACGCCGTCGCACCCGGCCGGCGCCTCCGGCGCGGCCCCCGGCAAGGCACCCGGCTCGTCGGCCACCGTCCCGCTGACCATCTCGCACGGGGTGGAGGGCGGCGGCAAGTCGGTGGCGCTCACCTTCGACGACGGGCCCGACCCGCGCTGGACCCCGCAGGTGCTCGCGCTGCTCGCCAAGCACCACGCCAAGGCCACCTTCTGCGAGATCGGCCCCAACGCGCAGCGTTACCCTTACCTCACGAAGGAGATCGTCGCGGCCGGCGACCGGCTGTGCGACCACTCGGTGCACCACGACGAGAAGCAGAGCGGCAAGGGGTTCGACTACAACGTCCACGAGATCGTCGACGCCCAGAACGACATAGCCGGCGCCGCCGGGAACGGCGGCAAGGTGTGGTACTACCGCGCCCCCGGCGGCGACTTCTCGCCGATGATCCGCGGCATCGCCGCCGACCACGGGCTGCGCCCGCTGGGCTGGACCGACGACGCCAACGACTGGCGGCGCCCCGGCGTCGACGGCATCCTGCGCAATGTCAACAGCAACCTGCGGCCGGGCGCGGTCATCCTCATGCACGACGGTGGCGGCGACCGCTCGCAGACCGTGGCGGCCCTCGCCCGGCTGCTCGACCAACTCGACGCGCAGGGCTACGGCTACGCCTTCCCCGCGCGCTGA
- a CDS encoding DUF2277 domain-containing protein yields MCRSIRTLRPPMTPDVTEEEIHAAALQYVRKVSGFRAPAAHNRAAFDAAVTAVTDATRHLLASLEVRGAGPAAPRA; encoded by the coding sequence ATGTGCCGCAGCATCCGCACCCTCCGCCCGCCCATGACCCCCGACGTCACCGAGGAGGAGATCCACGCCGCCGCGTTGCAGTACGTACGCAAGGTCTCCGGCTTCCGCGCGCCGGCGGCCCACAACCGCGCGGCGTTCGACGCCGCGGTGACCGCCGTCACCGACGCCACCCGGCACCTGCTGGCCTCCCTGGAGGTACGCGGCGCCGGCCCGGCCGCACCGCGCGCATGA
- a CDS encoding glutamate--cysteine ligase family protein produces MGREVPRLDFTRDDRRRYREKMRACLDALALMLRGVRFDQEHPQVGLELELNLVDDDAEPAMRNTEVLRAIADPAWSTELGRFNLEVDIPPRTLTAGGPGDWEREVRAALNHAEARAAALGVHLIMVGILPTLRQQDVGITALSENPRYHLLNQQVFAARGEDLRIAIDGPDRLRTWAESITPEAACTSTQFHLQVAPLEFAACWNAAQAIAGVQVALAANSPFLFGKELWRETRIPLFEQATDTRAVELKEQGVRPRVWFGERWITSVFDLFEENVRYFPALLPICDEDDPLRTLQDGDTPALSELTLHNGTVYRWNRPVYDVVHGVPHLRVENRVLPAGPTMADVTANGAFYYGLVRALAEEERPVWSRMSFAAARDNLHAAARYGIDARLYWPGMGEVPAPELVLRRLLPLAHQGLERAGVDADWREPMLGIVEQRCVTGRNGATWQAEAFHAVDDRFNLGVHQALRRVTADYMEYMHLNVPVHTWPVD; encoded by the coding sequence ATGGGACGAGAGGTCCCCCGGCTCGACTTCACCCGCGACGACCGCCGCCGGTACCGGGAGAAGATGCGCGCCTGCCTGGACGCCCTGGCGCTCATGCTGCGCGGCGTCCGGTTCGACCAGGAGCACCCGCAGGTCGGGCTGGAGCTGGAGCTCAACCTGGTGGACGACGACGCCGAGCCCGCCATGCGCAACACCGAGGTGCTGCGGGCCATCGCCGACCCGGCGTGGTCGACCGAGCTGGGCCGGTTCAACCTGGAGGTCGACATCCCGCCGCGCACCCTGACCGCCGGCGGACCGGGCGACTGGGAACGCGAGGTGCGCGCCGCCCTCAACCACGCCGAGGCGCGGGCCGCCGCGCTCGGGGTGCACCTGATCATGGTGGGCATCCTGCCGACCCTGCGGCAGCAGGACGTCGGGATCACCGCGCTCTCCGAGAACCCCCGCTACCACCTGCTCAACCAGCAGGTCTTCGCCGCCCGGGGCGAGGACCTGCGGATCGCCATCGACGGTCCGGACCGGCTGCGCACCTGGGCGGAGAGCATCACCCCGGAGGCCGCCTGCACCAGCACCCAGTTCCATCTCCAGGTGGCCCCACTGGAGTTCGCCGCCTGCTGGAACGCCGCCCAGGCGATCGCCGGGGTCCAGGTGGCGCTCGCCGCCAACTCGCCCTTCCTGTTCGGCAAGGAGCTGTGGCGGGAGACCCGGATCCCCCTCTTCGAGCAGGCCACCGACACCCGCGCGGTGGAGCTGAAGGAGCAGGGCGTGCGCCCCCGGGTGTGGTTCGGCGAGCGCTGGATCACCTCCGTCTTCGACCTGTTCGAGGAGAACGTGCGCTACTTCCCCGCCCTGCTGCCCATCTGCGACGAGGACGATCCGCTGCGCACCCTCCAGGACGGCGACACCCCCGCGCTGTCCGAACTCACCTTGCACAACGGCACCGTCTACCGCTGGAACCGCCCGGTGTACGACGTGGTGCACGGCGTTCCGCACCTGCGGGTGGAGAACCGGGTGCTGCCGGCCGGCCCCACCATGGCCGACGTGACCGCCAACGGCGCCTTCTACTACGGGCTGGTGCGCGCGCTGGCGGAGGAGGAACGCCCGGTGTGGTCGCGGATGTCGTTCGCCGCCGCCCGCGACAACCTGCACGCCGCGGCCCGGTACGGCATCGACGCGCGGCTGTACTGGCCGGGGATGGGCGAGGTGCCCGCCCCCGAACTCGTGCTGCGCCGCCTGCTGCCCCTGGCCCACCAGGGGCTGGAACGGGCCGGGGTGGACGCCGACTGGCGCGAGCCGATGCTCGGCATCGTGGAGCAGCGGTGCGTCACCGGACGCAACGGCGCCACCTGGCAGGCCGAGGCGTTCCACGCCGTCGACGACCGGTTCAACCTCGGCGTCCACCAGGCGCTGCGCCGGGTGACCGCCGACTACATGGAGTACATGCACCTCAACGTGCCGGTGCACACCTGGCCGGTCGACTGA